ACTAGAATGAGAAAggaatagagacattagaaaagtgGTCGACGAGTATACAAAATTGCATATAGTtccactgtgaagatgctagtctccgggggTAGGCAACTCATAAGTTTGGTCAGGAAAGACAACAGAGTATAGTCAACACCGTCGAGACTTTGCTCCAACTATGAAGGCAATGAAGTGTgtagcccgtcctctaaacaaagacccaaagttcaTTACATGCACCCCGCCAAATcccatttatgaatgaaaaatggcttacacacgactcgcaactgatgatgttcgaactcttccagaacaagtgcttcactgacgaattttgtttgaatcacaatgctgtaaatgcttcatccacgtaatacaattacaaataatcgccaacagaacctaaacacctaacctaaccagtgcctaaatatgtacaatattcaaatataaaataataattcatatttgattaaattcctattttgaaggaacagcatgttaaaatcgaTTAGTGCGTCTTTGGAATGCGCTCGATGGAATGGACTTGCTCCGAGGACGGATTGGAGTGCGAGTGCAAAGTAAAGCTTTAAAAGAAAAGACATTTCATAACAGAAGAAGGGGATCCAAGGCTTCACCATGTGGGTCAAGGCCCTGCCAAACTTTGCTAGTGAAGCCCTCCTTAAGGGGCAAGGTTGGAACGACATGAGGAGAGAGATTGCAAATGTAAATTGCTTGTAAAATTTCTTATCAAGTCTTCCTtgtagaaaagaaaaaaaaaaaaggtggagAGAGGGGAACAATAAAAGTACAGGATgtcgttatactcacctagttgtgtttgcgggggttgatctttgaCTCTTTGGTAAAGTTTGTGTCTCACACATAAAGCTGTAAGAGTGCAAATGTCCATGGGACGAGTTTCAATAAGGAGCTTACGAGGAAAGAAAGTAGGAGGAAGATAAGTACAGTACTGGAGCCAATGCCTTTTAAAAGTGAGAACCCAGTTGGTTCGTGAACAACACATCAGATCTGCCATGACAGAACAATGAAGATGAAGGACAAGCAATATGTCTGAAACAACTATACCTGCATGCTCatggattttcttccagatccaAGTGAGAGGGATGTCAACCACATTGGTGGAGGCAGTTGATTTCGAACTCTCATGTTTAGCTGTATGGATGGCCCTAATGGCCACTGTActcgccttccaaaacaaaatactgtactgtaaaaaaaaatctgATGTCGGTGTTTTTCCACGTACACTTACAGCACTCAGCCCGAAAACAGCTTAAAATCCACCAGGAAATGCACTTCTGCATACCACAGGATATAAAATGGAGGAGAGCAAAGAAAAAGATCaatacaagaaagggtgcgagtgaaCGTGAGTTGGCTTGCTGAAATTCAGGAAACAATGGACAAGATGAAAACTTTCAAAAGACGACCTCAGGTATTTGTCGGATCATTGCCCCAAAGGGCATGCCAACAGTTAAAAATCACCTAAAAGAAATATTGTACATGCTCTGGTAAAGAGTCCAAAAGGTGTTTGTCAGGAAAAGTAAGAGGTGTTTTGTGGAACAAACAGTATACATTTACTCACAATGATATGTGTAGCAGAGGAATGAACATTCGATTGAAAAAGCAGGGGGGTACAAAGGAAATATTATTTCAGATCAAAAGTAGTAGAGTTAGGGGTCCCAGCAAAAGCTGAAGAGAATAAGAAAAAGGAATAAACACAAAAGTGAACAGGACAAATGGCAAACACCAGCTCCTGGTGAAGCTGTGAAAACTGAGGTAAGTTGGAGTTCATAAAAATTGTCATAAAAAACACATATTTTATTGAAGAAAAGACATAGTAAAGAACAGGCAAAGAAGAACACAGGCTACTAGGGAAGATCAGCAGAATCAATGAAATCATGGCATAGGTAAATCCAACAAAGACGATCAAGTTGAGAGGGTGGGAAGGAGCAGTGAAAAGCCCACAGTGTCTGGTAATGGGGAAGGGGCAGAAGTAGAATCAGCTGACTGCTGTGATGAGAGGAGATGTAGGAACAAAGAAGTGGAAATTGGGGAAAGGACTGAAGCCTACTTACCCACGGAGAGGAAGAGCAACCAGCTTTACATTTCTAACAGAGAGGCATGCCAGTAGCTatgtactgtactgtgtgatAGCCTTCATAGtctcaggcagggagggagaacgagggCAGACAAAGCAAGGATGGCTGGGAGGAGGATGGATGTCAGCCTAGATGGACACTTGTCTGAAAGGGCCCAGAAGAAAAATGGAGTCAAATGTTGAAGGCCACAGTGGATATAGAAATGAGAGGAGATGGAGAAGTGGCAAAAATACAGCAGGGAGGAGAAGACTGGGAAGGAAGGGTTGAAATTTGAGTCGGTGATCCTTGAACAGCCTGCCTTAGATCATAGAGGAGCAGAAGAGGGGGAGCTGGTGATGCCAGGGTTTAAGGTTTGAAACTGAAGAAGGGAGAAGGGTGGGGAAGAGTAGTGTGATGCAAAATGTACGAGCACAAGTCATGTCGGAAAGAGTTGAGACCAAGGACCTGACGTCTTGCTTTCGGGGAAAGATATACAATCGTAGCATTTAAGTTGAGGATGCCTTGTTCAAATTTGTAGGGTATACATGTGTGGGAGAGGCAGAGTTGGCCTCAATGCAGTTGATGCATCGAGCTTGGGAAGAGCGATGTGTCTTAGAATGGCTaggcccaccacacaaggagcaaaGGAACATCTCACTACTGCACTTTGAGGAACCACATCCAAATTTCCAACACCTATTGCAGAGACAATAAGAGGAAATGtattcctgaatggagcatctggcactggCAAGAATTACAGAGAATGGAAGGATCCTACCATCAAAAGTTATCTTAACTACTCGAAGGGGTTGACAATGATGACCATGAGGAGGTTGAGTGAATGTGTCAATGTAAAGGATAAAATAACAGTGGCCCTCgacaatatatttaatatcctcaTCGTAGTCTTTGAGTTTAATATCTGCAGTTGCAACATGGTACAGGAGAATGACTATGCCAATGATGACATTCAACTGGATATATTTGGAGACCCGAACCAGGGTCTCATCAATGCAGGACAAAGTAGCTAGGCAGGTGGCTGCCTCCTGAGAAGGGACCAAAAAAGTGCATGTTTCAGTCTGGTTGGGGTTAAAACCATAGGTGTCTAAAGTCAGCAAACTGCTTATGTACATGTGTAAACCATCAAGGCGTGTATGTTCACTGTAACAAATTAAAATATTCATTTAAAGAGGAGAGTAAAAGAAGCAGTCGTCACAACAAAATATGGAGCCACTCCAAGTGACAAGGTGGCCTCTAGCCTGAGGTTTGGGGGCCTTAACACACCCTGCCAAGGAAGTGGGAGGGGGAATGGATAGACAAGATGAAGCCTGGTTCAGGCCTAACATAACCCTGGCTTTGGAATCCAATCTTTCATCACTGTCTAACTCAGGAGTGCTTGGTTGCCTGCCCCACGAGCCTGTGTGTGATAAATTGTTTCAGTTATTATGCATCATTGTTTCAAAGGTTTGTACCCTTTGAGCCAAGGGATGCTACCTACCAGGGCAGCAAGGAAGGTCTAGCACTAACCAGTACAGAAAAAGGTGCATTGTCCCAAGCAGTGTCCCTCTTTTTAACAAGAGAGCCCTACTACAGCGTACATTCTCCTACAACCTTTTTCTCCCTCTCGCCTGAACATCCAATCAACATTCAAGGGCTGCCCCTGATGGGCAACTCCTCCAGCTGGTAGTTCAATGATCCAAACAGGAACTTTGTGTTTGTTTCAATTTCTACACAAAACATGAAATGCCCAGAGAGGAACAGGATGGGTCGAGGCAACACCAACTGGCCATAAGGGATAATTTCAAAAGAATATCTCAAAATTTAACAATTGCATTTCTTGCCTGAAACTGAGAAAAACTCAAACCATAAGTAAAATAATCTATGTTAAAACTGCATAAACCAAGCCCTTTTCTGGTAAGACTTCAGTAGCTAACAAGCTTAGCTATGTTGCTGCCAAAATTTAGGCATCATGTACACCCTTGCCTACTGGGAGCCAGGTCCTGAAGTGCTCTCAACGAGACGAGAAGCATGGGAATCGGAGAAACTTGAAACCAAGTAAATATCAAAGTGTCCAATTAATGTGCAATATTACCAACTCTACTGCTTTAAGaaaatataattttcatacctGAAAATTTGTTTCTAATCTTGAAAGATATACTGCTTTTTCCGAGGAAATTTTTCGTTCTGTGGCTGCAATGGTCAGGATAACAGATTTCAGTGCTTCCACACCATACAGAAACCCTGTAAAAATATTATATTTCAATACAGAGTAATACTTCTTGATCAATTTCTTTAAATAGTGATGTTAGTGAAAAGAAAGGCAAGCCCAAAACACCACATTCTAATCAGGGATTGCGATCTTCCCTCACATgacaaaatattaattaaatgaTATGTACAAGTACTGCAATTATTAACTTGTATTAAAGAAAGTACAATTACCATTTCCTGCCCATATATCATAAGAAAGAAGATAACGTCTGAGTCTCTCGCGAGCAGATGAAGGAATATCGGGTCCAATGATTCCATCACATGGCTTCAGGTCCATCTCAAATTTTGTGTTAAACCAATCTAGAACTGGATCCCATTCCTTTGCTTGCATCTCGATGAAGGCCTCTGTACCCTGAGATATAACAATGGTTAGTCAAGATCTTAAAAATCTGAATTTGATAAAATATGAGAAGCTCTGTTCTGGACAGAACCTCAGATGCTTCCCCAAGGCAAAATCTCTGCAAGCCCCATTAAGTAAGATCAGGCCCGTCATGGTAGGGTGACATTCTCCACCAAAAAACCATATTTGTTATATTGGTGCTAGGAAGGCACTGAAGAAATACTTAATCCAGCCCAAAGTGACAAGTTCACACAAGATTCTTTCATGCATTACTTGGCATTGCAAAGACTGTCAAGTAACACGAACTGCCAATTGCTTCACCTGGCCACTATTGTACCTACGACCGAGACatttatgggccaataagccttctgcaattTCTTTTATTCTTGTATTGTAAACGTGAGAGTTTATGGCAAGCACTTTTCTGTACTATTTAATGGGGTGTAACATCAACCTGTCCAACTGTTGCTGGTCCTATCCATGGGCAAGCAGGATCTTGCGTTAGTGAGCAACGAAGTGGTCGAGCTCACAAAAAGTCTCATTAGCCATTTCATTCTTACAACCAAGTATTTTATTTACATTATATTACACTACACAATATAGTCAGCTGGAACATTTAAATTTTCCTTATGCATTATATTCATTATCAATTCCATTACTAACTCCCTCATTTCCACCAATCCCACTCTCTCCTTACAGTCTGACAAATATAACAAACCCCTTCTTGTTGTCTTAACTAGTATCTGCTTAGCACAACCCAGCACCTTTGCATCATTCTATTCAATTTACCTACAAATATTTACCATCTTTAGTAAAAAATAAAGATTTGAATGTATGAAACACACTTATTCGAGTCAGTACCTCAAGTTGCTCTCATTTCCAGGATGACACCATTCACAAGGCCCAATGAGACTTAACTCTCCACCATGACAAAAGACTTCTCAGATGGCTTTGCTATGTaatgggagggggggtgaggtaaGGAGATATTGGAGATCTAAATTCACTACCGACTCAGTAACTCGCTCTAATACGGAAGATATTAAAATTTccaaaatattttatttacaagaatGTTGTGATGTGAgcgatattatataataatatatatatatatatatatatatatatatatatatatatatatatatatatatatatatatatatatatatatatatatatatatatatatatatatatatatatatatatatatatatatataattatatatataatatatatatatataatatatatatatatatatattagagagagagagagataaaaattTAATGAGATAAGGAAGGTAGTGGGGAAGGGAAAGAGGGTTAGAGAAATATTAAAAGAATTAGAACAGAAGAGGAGTACGAGTAGCAGCAATGGGAGTTAAAACAGGAAGCAGGAGTACCTTAATATGGTGTCTTAACCGATTCCTTTACTACAATACTTACATTATCTCGGAAAAGCAGAGTGTCAGTCTCCAAATATTTCACAGTTTTGTCAACAATATTCCACTTGCTTTCATGGTTTGGATTGTCTATCACAGTGTTGGCAAGAGCAGTCTGTAAAGTCAGTGCAAGACAATAAGGAAATGCAACACAGCTCTCCAATCCAAGTTAGataatttttgtattttatttacttacaacaacaacacttacaACTGATAATACaacagttcttacattcttgtacagccactagcacgcataggatttaggacttgcccaaaatgctatgttccccagaatatgaccctgccaaatcgtttaacaactgggtacccattttactgttgggtaaacagaggctacagttaaggatttgcacccagtaaatcctccccggccaggatacgaacccaggacaaagtgctcgcgACGCGCCAGGCTAGCGTCTtgccactacgccacggggactggAATGAAACCAAGGATAAATTATCCTGTAAACCTATGACAGAATTCAGCCAGCATCAAGCATAACTCCAATAGTGAATTTAATGAAATTCCTCATGCTCCACTAGGAGACTCACCATTTGCTTTGGCACTCACAAAGGACATGGGCAAGTGGCAGCTTCATGTGTAGCTGCCTGTGCTGTCCAACAATCATTGTGGATGATCACTGGGTGTATATACACTAGGAGGAGGTTTTGCATTTCTGGGTTCTCATGGAGGGGCTCTCTGAGCCACTTCATTAGGATGTTGCTTTGCTtgactccctcttccccccctgggTGTGGAGACCTTGCCCAAGATGCTCACTCCTTTCTATTGGGAGGCAGTGGCAGCATTTTGCTTGGCTCAACTCGCATGTCAACAAAGGCTGTGTTGGCCCAGTTTTTAGCTTTGAATTAACCTTTTGTCTGCCTCCtctttctctctgcctctcttaaGATGCTGTCTTCCAAGTTTTGTCAGCTGCAGCCTTTTCTCTTCATCCTGTTGATCAATACCTTTAAGATGTCTTCCCAAGCTGTCTGAGGATAGAGTACCATTTACTGAGATCAGAGTAAAGTTTGAAGGGAGAAAAGTAATTTTCTATACTTTTGGAGGCATAAGCAATCAAAATAATTCTACCCAGGAATAGAAATTACGTATTACATTGTGTAATAATTTTGATATGCTTGAATATCTGTGTCAGGGTCTTGCTCTTCAAATGTTGTCAATGGATCATCTATTATCTTAAATACCTTTTATCATTGCTATGACTATGAATGGTATTGGTGGGGTGTCTCAGCTACCACCTATGGAACGGCTTCACCCGAAATCTTTGCTGCTTCCAACATAGGGTCTTCATTTGAGAGCTTCTCTGAATGGGAGTCCAACAACTTTCCTTTTCTTTTTCCTCCAGCTGAATGTCTAGCTCAGCATTTTTCAACCTTTTGTATCCCTTAAAATAATTTAGGGTCGTACTTTAAATAAACGCACACATTTCATTGTTAACTGAAGGAAGAATTTCTGTCTTTGCTATCGACACTGGTTAAATGAGAAAAATTAAACACAAAAATGACTCGAATATATTTGCACATTATTAGAATTAGCCTATCTGACACCATCTCTTATGGAACCCCTAGTTACCTTGGGGTTCTGCAGAACCCTAGTTGAGAAACACTGGTCTAGCTGCTTAGCAATGTCAATGTTTAGAAAATAAAATAACTGCATTCCACTGGTGACATCACCAATGATTAATGCAGGTGAAAAGCAACTGAATTCATAGTTTTTTATCAGCATCAGCAATTGTGATTTACTGTCTCATGAAAGATGCTCAGCATTAATGGTGTGGCTGAATAACAATACCATGTGAATTCTTATAATAACACatcggactcctggttcaaccttggcaCGATTAATGTAACACGGGTACACCGGGGCACATctaatcccacgatcgtcgtcgcccctaaatcaacaaccacATAGCAACACATCATTTGATTCAATTTCACTACAACAGATCCAACTATCCATGATTTACTATCTTAAATGGTATTACCAGCAAACATGTCCAGGATACCATGAACTACCCAGGTAGGTAATCAAACCCATATTAACTTTTGAAGAACATCTTTCAAATACTTTTCCAATGAGGTTTTTGGGACAAGATATAACTAGTAACCTTAAGAATAAGGCTCTAAaccatcaacttttttttttcaactttttttaaATACAGTCTACTGATGACACTATTTAGATGAATGAGATTCAAATgtacttaaaaaaaaattctgcaCAAAAAACTAATTGTTTTTTCCGAGATTCACAACCATTCTTAATTTATTGTCCAGAAAATATTTCACGATGAGACCTAATAGTGTTGCCATTTGTGAGCGAATGTTGTTCAAATGCATACCACATTCAAATGAAGTGACACGGTATGAAGCCAATTTCATTAGTGTAAAGCCAGTCACAATTTCctattttgaaaaaaattatAGCCTATTGATGGTGCCACCAGTGTGCTTGATGGTGCCACCAGTGTGCATGTTTAGACAAGACTAAAATACAATTCTATATGATGAAGTGATAAATGTACAGACCTAATCTAGGATTTGACAATTTATAGTGGAATACAAATATCGGCTAGAACTGAAGTGGCAATCTCACCAGAAGTGAAAACTTGACAGAGGGAGCCTCACATTATACAGTAAACACTTACCAAATGCAAGAGACTAGGGTGGATCTTATTTTTTATAGCTGCCCACTCATTAGCAACAGCCAATGCCAAGCCATAGTTGGGAAcctaaaatgaaaaatacaattgTAATGAAAAACTTATTGCAAGTTGCAACAAACAAGACATGAACTAAACTTTAAAAAGAAATATATCATATTAATGGAAATAAGCTTAGTTCATGTCTTTTTTGTTTCCAAGCTTAAGCCACTCAATCACTCCATTAAGTAATGTCCAGTTCATCGCAGAACATAACAAAAAAcacagcgggaccaaagagccaaagctcaacccccgcaagcacaattaggtgagtacagtgttaCCAATACAACTTTCCATCCCAGATGCAGTTAAGAACTTTTGAGCTGTTCTCAGCAGGCACATGAAGGGGGGGAACAATAGAAAAATCTTAACCCAGCCTGAAAAAACCTTCCCAAGTTCACCTAATATTACATCACTTACTTGTAGTATATTTCCAAGGGGTGTCTTTAATTTTCGATGGTCAAGATTGATCTCGTATGTGCTATTGGCTCCAGCAACCGTTACATTTCTATAGAAACGTTTTCTCGCTGCAAATAAAAAAGTATACTGTATAATAttacatacatacagtatactGAAAACAATTCATATCTGCACTACtggtacagtatataaatatttcAAATAACTATAAACAAATACAGTAATGGCaatcaatacagtacagtattgaaaGTTTATGATATAAACTATACATAACATAATAACGTATTATAGTTCTACTCACGCTCGGGCAAAAAGCGCCATGCTGTGGTTATTATTGACCTCTTTTGTAAGAGATGGTGACCATCTGCCCATCTCAAGCCCCTCATTGCGATAAGAAATTATGTCTGAAAACTTATCAATCTTTACTGAATCCTCCACAATAATTTATTTCAATAAGACAGTTGAAATTATAGCAACTAGAGATAATGTGGCAACTACTGAAATTATTCTTATGATACATTCCAAATTCTCTAAATGTCTATTGTAACTACTTAAAGGTTCCCAGTAATCACCATAATTTGCTAATGACACCTGCAATCTTATTCACTAACCAAAAATATCTAACAAATCTCAAAGGTTTCCACAAATCAGTTAGGAGAGCCCATAGTATCCAGCAAGCTTTCCATCAGACCAGATGTTGACCAGACTCGAGTGAGGAACAAACTGGGTCCAACACTAGGTAAAGTGGACACAGATATAAAATGATTGGACCAACAGTATcaccattacgggctattcatgcccgtgccacctcttgagtggcttaatcttcatcaatcagcatCACCAGTCTACCTCCAACCCCTACACCAGATGCTACAAGCCTGGCTAGAGAGCAGACAACCGCTCTCACCCCCCACTCCAGTTCTCATCTGCAGGCCTCatacaatgttgttgttgttttagattcagctactgggaacaaaacgttctaagtagcacgggctatggtgagcccgtagtggctcaccaatacctggcacaggagtgtttTGTACCTCACACAAGCTCTCAGCTGCGAGTTGAGTGCACGAGACGTGTTGAACTCTAataagctaaactaactaaactgtGAATACATAGACACTTATGTTAGTCATTTTTCTAATTAGTTCATCAATGAACTAATTTAGTTCATTGTTTAGTTTATAAGTTTAATAAAGAAAAATATTGAGGCCCTCACCGGTTGTTGTTGTGGCGGCGAGATGCTCGCTTCTcacactctgcatcactcacgttttCTGTGGTAAACTTGTGGTCTTGGGGAGAGTGAGAACGTTTGTATTTAATTCAGTTTTGCCCCAAGAGGAAAGTTTATTTTGCAGctgtatttaatatttttatatttgtaGTTCACCACATAGTATTAttcgtcctgtgagtgaacattacCCCATACCAACAAGTACAAAACTTACTAATAGGAAGAaaacttttttttcatttcaccaAGCTTAGGGCAATACACCAATATGCTTCTCCCTTATTCTATATGAAGAATTACAGAGTATAGATCAAACGGTAGGTATGAGTTCGTCTAacatcacctcacaggatggttagtcatatatgAAATGTGGATAAAATATGAGATGCGAGTCTAGTCAACTAATTTGCACTAGCAAACAGCTCTGGGTTTGCTATAATGCGGGCTAGTTGTTATGTAGAATacacacaagaatatcttccaatatttgtGTGTATGAAGTAGTTACAAAATATCTCGTACCATCTagtctgaagtcactgataacaggatatTGTGAAAtatagtgttgtagtgtgtccgagCTCTTGTTTGTACAGTTTACAACTAAAGAGCTCACTGATAGGGGACTCATTACCTGTAACCACCTGCCATATTCCTCAATCTGCTGCATGGTAGTGTTATTGATTTAATAGTTGTAATGTGCATTCTTACGACCTACATACAAGGTCTTGCATTTTCAATATTAAAAAGTATTTGCCGGTCTTCTAACTATAGGGGACCTCATTTAGATCTCTTTATAAGGCCTCAATATCGTTTCACTTTCTACTTTACCACAGATCTTAGAGTCATCTGCAAATCTGATAATTTGGTATGTAATGCTCTCATCTGTGTCACTGATTTATGTGACAAAAGGGCTGACCCTAAAATGGGCCCTTGGGCACTCCACTGCCATCATATTCATGACAACCCTTTGCTCTTTTTTGTTTTAGCCATTGCAAGTTTATCCATTCTAGTTTTTTAATTAATTCCGTATGCTTGTAATTTTCCCGCCAGCCTTTCATGCGGCACTTATCAAAAGCTTTAGATAAATAAGTCTATGTATATTTCGTCTGCTGGAATTCCTTCGTTTGGTTACCATTTACCAAAAATGTAAGCAGGTTAGTAGGGCAAGATTCATTTTTAACAAAATCATGTTGCGTTGGTTTTACTAGGTAGTACATTGTGAGATGGTGAATGATTTCCCCGTTAAGATtttctccatgagcttgcagatataTGAGATTATTCTGATTGatcgatagttttgtatttttttt
This is a stretch of genomic DNA from Procambarus clarkii isolate CNS0578487 chromosome 45, FALCON_Pclarkii_2.0, whole genome shotgun sequence. It encodes these proteins:
- the l(2)k14505 gene encoding ATP synthase mitochondrial F1 complex assembly factor 2 isoform X2, which codes for MQSVRSEHLAATTTTARKRFYRNVTVAGANSTYEINLDHRKLKTPLGNILQVPNYGLALAVANEWAAIKNKIHPSLLHLTALANTVIDNPNHESKWNIVDKTVKYLETDTLLFRDNGTEAFIEMQAKEWDPVLDWFNTKFEMDLKPCDGIIGPDIPSSARERLRRYLLSYDIWAGNGFLYGVEALKSVILTIAATERKISSEKAVYLSRLETNFQTSYWGPVEWAHDLDKYDLEARFSAALLFIYFNTYQGTLKQKAEPNRH
- the l(2)k14505 gene encoding ATP synthase mitochondrial F1 complex assembly factor 2 isoform X1, with protein sequence MRGLRWADGHHLLQKRSIITTAWRFLPEPRKRFYRNVTVAGANSTYEINLDHRKLKTPLGNILQVPNYGLALAVANEWAAIKNKIHPSLLHLTALANTVIDNPNHESKWNIVDKTVKYLETDTLLFRDNGTEAFIEMQAKEWDPVLDWFNTKFEMDLKPCDGIIGPDIPSSARERLRRYLLSYDIWAGNGFLYGVEALKSVILTIAATERKISSEKAVYLSRLETNFQTSYWGPVEWAHDLDKYDLEARFSAALLFIYFNTYQGTLKQKAEPNRH